In Cyanobium sp. AMD-g, one genomic interval encodes:
- a CDS encoding 2-isopropylmalate synthase — translation MARDPGRVLIFDTTLRDGEQSPGASLNLEEKLAIAQQLARLGVDIIEAGFPFASSGDFHAVQKIAATVGTPDGPVICGLARAASGDIKACADAVAPAARRRIHTFIATSDIHLEHKLRKSRAEVIAITAEMVAYARSLVDDVEFSCEDAGRSDPEFMHEVIEAAIKAGATTINIPDTVGYTTPAEFGEIIAGINRSVPNIDQAVISVHGHNDLGLAVANFLEAVKNGARQLECTINGIGERAGNASLEELVMALHVRRSYFNPFLGRPAEQRDPLTNVRTEEITKTSRLVSNLTGMAVQPNKAIVGANAFAHESGIHQDGVLKNRLTYEIIDARTVGLADNRLSLGKLSGRSAFRARLEELGYSLERHDLDDAFTRFKELADRKREITDRDLEAIVSEQVQQQDQPRYVLQSVQVSCGTNLQPTATVTLRDGDGIDLTEAAIGTGPVDAVCQALNHLAQVPNELVEFSIKSVTEGIDAMGEVTIRLRHQGVLYSGHAADTDIVVAAAQAFVNALNRLVSGSQRAPLHPQKTPLPVAELPRL, via the coding sequence ATGGCCCGCGATCCCGGCCGGGTATTGATCTTCGATACCACCCTCCGCGACGGGGAGCAGTCCCCTGGCGCCAGCCTCAACCTGGAGGAGAAGCTCGCGATCGCCCAGCAACTGGCCCGCCTGGGGGTGGACATCATCGAGGCCGGCTTCCCCTTCGCCAGCAGCGGCGATTTTCACGCCGTTCAAAAGATCGCCGCCACCGTGGGCACCCCGGATGGGCCTGTGATCTGCGGCCTGGCCAGGGCCGCCAGCGGCGACATCAAGGCCTGCGCCGACGCCGTGGCCCCGGCGGCCCGCCGGCGCATCCACACCTTCATCGCCACCAGCGACATCCACCTGGAGCACAAGCTGCGCAAGAGCCGCGCCGAGGTGATCGCCATCACCGCGGAGATGGTGGCCTATGCCCGCTCCCTGGTCGACGACGTCGAGTTCTCCTGCGAGGACGCCGGCCGCAGCGACCCTGAGTTCATGCACGAGGTGATCGAGGCGGCGATCAAGGCCGGCGCCACCACCATCAACATCCCCGACACGGTGGGCTACACCACCCCGGCGGAATTCGGCGAGATCATCGCCGGCATCAACCGCTCGGTGCCCAACATCGACCAGGCGGTGATCTCGGTGCATGGGCACAACGATCTGGGCCTGGCCGTCGCCAACTTCCTCGAGGCTGTCAAGAACGGTGCCCGCCAGCTGGAGTGCACCATCAACGGCATCGGCGAACGGGCCGGCAACGCTTCCCTCGAGGAGCTCGTGATGGCGCTGCACGTCCGCCGCAGCTACTTCAATCCGTTCCTGGGCCGGCCGGCCGAGCAGCGCGATCCGCTCACCAACGTGCGCACCGAGGAGATCACCAAGACCTCCCGGCTGGTCTCCAACCTCACCGGCATGGCGGTGCAGCCCAACAAGGCGATCGTGGGTGCCAATGCCTTCGCCCATGAATCCGGCATCCACCAGGACGGCGTGCTCAAGAACCGGCTCACCTACGAGATCATCGACGCCCGCACCGTCGGTCTGGCCGACAACCGCCTCTCGCTCGGCAAGCTCTCGGGCCGCAGCGCCTTCCGCGCCCGGCTGGAGGAGCTCGGCTACAGCCTGGAGCGCCACGACCTCGACGACGCCTTCACCCGCTTCAAGGAACTGGCCGACCGCAAGCGCGAGATCACCGACCGGGATCTCGAAGCGATCGTCAGTGAGCAGGTGCAGCAACAGGACCAGCCCCGTTACGTCCTGCAATCGGTGCAGGTGAGCTGCGGCACCAACCTGCAGCCCACCGCCACCGTCACCCTTCGGGATGGCGATGGCATCGACCTGACCGAGGCGGCCATCGGCACCGGTCCGGTGGATGCGGTCTGCCAGGCGCTCAACCACCTGGCCCAGGTGCCGAACGAGCTGGTGGAGTTCAGCATCAAGTCCGTCACCGAGGGCATCGACGCCATGGGTGAGGTGACCATCCGCCTGCGCCACCAGGGCGTGCTCTATTCGGGCCATGCGGCCGACACCGACATCGTCGTGGCGGCGGCCCAGGCCTTCGTCAACGCCCTCAACCGGCTGGTCTCGGGCAGCCAGCGCGCCCCGCTCCACCCCCAGAAGACACCCCTTCCGGTGGCGGAACTGCCGCGTCTGTGA
- a CDS encoding carbohydrate ABC transporter permease, which translates to MNAPNRSPLATGLQLALLLLVAVLLLLPLLWLVSTSLKGPAEDIFTSPPALLPSQPSLEAYGRLFAANPMGTYLLNSTIVSALAVLANLLFCSLAAYPLARMRFRGRGLVLALVVATILIPFQVVMIPLYLLMVQIGLRNSLWALIVPQAATAFGIFLLRQSFLAVPVELEEAARIDGCTPVGEWWNVMLPAARADLITLAMFVFIGTWSDFLWPLIILDDPTLYTLPLGLQQLASSFSLDWRLVAAGSVVSILPVLLLFVLLQRYILPSASGDAVKG; encoded by the coding sequence GTGAACGCCCCCAACCGCTCGCCGCTGGCCACGGGACTGCAGCTCGCCCTGCTGCTGCTGGTGGCCGTGCTGCTGCTGCTGCCCCTGCTGTGGCTGGTGAGCACCTCCCTGAAGGGGCCGGCGGAGGACATCTTCACCAGCCCCCCGGCCCTGCTGCCAAGCCAGCCGAGCCTGGAGGCCTACGGCCGCCTGTTCGCCGCCAATCCCATGGGCACCTACCTGCTCAACAGCACCATCGTCAGCGCCCTGGCGGTGCTGGCCAACCTGCTGTTCTGCTCCCTGGCGGCCTATCCCCTGGCGCGGATGCGGTTCCGTGGCCGCGGGCTGGTGCTGGCCCTGGTGGTGGCCACGATCCTGATCCCCTTCCAGGTGGTGATGATCCCCCTTTATCTGCTGATGGTGCAGATCGGCCTGCGCAACTCCCTCTGGGCCCTGATCGTGCCCCAGGCCGCCACGGCCTTCGGCATCTTCCTGCTGCGCCAGAGTTTCCTGGCGGTGCCGGTGGAACTGGAGGAGGCGGCCCGGATCGATGGCTGCACCCCCGTCGGTGAATGGTGGAACGTGATGCTGCCGGCGGCGCGGGCCGACCTGATCACCCTGGCGATGTTCGTGTTCATCGGCACCTGGAGTGATTTCCTCTGGCCGCTGATCATTCTCGACGACCCCACCCTCTACACCCTGCCCCTGGGCCTGCAGCAGCTGGCCAGCAGTTTCTCCCTCGACTGGCGCCTGGTGGCGGCCGGCTCGGTGGTCTCGATCCTGCCGGTTCTGCTGCTGTTCGTGCTGCTGCAGCGCTACATCCTGCCGAGCGCCAGCGGTGATG